In a single window of the Delftia tsuruhatensis genome:
- a CDS encoding Bug family tripartite tricarboxylate transporter substrate binding protein, which yields MSLRRRQLAPLAAWMLGTPLLPPSARASTAAPDAWPAQPLTVVVPFSPGGSVDVAARLVMPLLAERLGQPVVIENTVGASGTIATQRVIKARPDGHTLLFGVASCVLIAPLVSPQRFRYDGLRELLPVAPVAASAFVLAGRPDLPATSAKELIRLSRQQAGQLTIGTDGVGTSLHLAAEMLQQQAGLAWTHVPYKSGPQVLTELAGSQIDLALLPVALAQSFVREGKVRGLGVTSRRRAATLPRTPSLSETPPWQTYEVEAWQGLLLPARTDARIAGRLAREVAAVLADPALVRKLAEAGFQPMAMAQDRFIAHLEHERQLLEQAVRAAQIRSDG from the coding sequence ATGAGCCTGCGACGCCGGCAACTGGCCCCCCTGGCTGCCTGGATGCTGGGTACGCCTCTGCTGCCCCCATCCGCCCGGGCCTCCACGGCAGCACCCGATGCCTGGCCCGCCCAGCCGCTGACGGTGGTCGTTCCCTTCTCGCCGGGCGGCAGCGTGGATGTGGCAGCGCGCCTGGTCATGCCACTACTGGCCGAGCGGCTGGGCCAGCCCGTGGTCATCGAGAACACCGTGGGCGCCTCGGGCACCATCGCCACACAGCGCGTCATCAAGGCCCGTCCCGACGGCCACACCCTGCTGTTCGGCGTGGCCAGCTGCGTGCTCATCGCCCCGCTGGTGTCCCCGCAGCGCTTTCGCTATGACGGCCTGCGGGAGCTGCTGCCCGTGGCCCCCGTCGCCGCATCGGCCTTCGTGCTGGCAGGCCGCCCCGACCTGCCGGCCACATCGGCGAAAGAGCTGATCCGGCTGTCGCGCCAGCAAGCCGGCCAGTTGACCATCGGCACCGATGGCGTGGGCACCAGCCTGCATTTGGCCGCTGAAATGCTCCAGCAGCAGGCAGGACTTGCGTGGACGCACGTGCCCTACAAGTCGGGCCCGCAGGTGCTGACCGAACTGGCGGGAAGCCAGATCGACCTGGCCCTGCTGCCCGTGGCCCTGGCACAGTCCTTCGTGCGCGAAGGCAAGGTCCGGGGCCTGGGCGTGACCTCGCGACGGCGTGCCGCCACCCTGCCACGCACGCCCAGCCTCTCGGAGACACCCCCCTGGCAGACCTACGAAGTCGAGGCCTGGCAAGGCCTGCTGTTGCCTGCCCGCACCGATGCACGCATCGCCGGGCGCCTGGCGCGCGAGGTCGCCGCCGTACTGGCCGATCCCGCCCTGGTGCGCAAGCTCGCGGAGGCCGGCTTCCAGCCCATGGCCATGGCGCAGGACCGGTTCATCGCCCATCTGGAGCACGAAAGGCAACTGCTGGAGCAGGCCGTGCGGGCCGCCCAGATCCGCAGCGACGGCTAG
- a CDS encoding aryl-sulfate sulfotransferase → MASTVDQVTQRRRGVGLIAHDPTLSAGGYTLIAPQTADGRVYLIDTEGRVAHEWKLPVRAGRHAVILPNGNLGYNGNHPRSPDRYAPWSMWHGGDFYEVTPDGEIVWRHEDPDHHHDAQWLPDGHLLYAACAPAPEGFARRVPGGTAHSPDEVMYGDVIREVDRAGRLIWEWKAWEHLDPEAFPIHPGFGRYHWPLVNGLGVMADGSVLMSLRTTSGIIGVDRASGAVTLHIPPSVVSHQHAPVPLANGHILAFDNGNFREGAHVAFSRVVEIDPVDHRIAWSYQDEMVNAFYTAFMGNAQRLWNGNTHITESATGRLFEVTPAGEVVWEYILPWFAEYPDAAARRTGPGRLNSVFQTWRYPSGQLPWLHASRRSA, encoded by the coding sequence ATGGCCAGCACCGTAGACCAAGTCACCCAGCGCCGCCGAGGCGTCGGCCTCATCGCCCATGACCCGACCCTGTCGGCCGGCGGATACACCCTGATCGCGCCACAGACGGCCGACGGCCGTGTCTATCTGATCGATACCGAGGGCCGCGTGGCCCACGAATGGAAGCTGCCCGTGCGCGCAGGCCGCCATGCCGTGATCCTGCCCAACGGCAACCTGGGCTACAACGGCAACCATCCGCGCTCGCCCGACCGCTATGCGCCCTGGTCCATGTGGCATGGCGGAGATTTCTACGAGGTCACGCCCGATGGCGAGATCGTCTGGCGCCACGAGGACCCGGACCACCACCACGACGCCCAGTGGCTGCCCGACGGCCACCTGCTGTATGCCGCCTGCGCACCTGCCCCCGAAGGCTTTGCCCGCCGCGTGCCCGGAGGGACCGCCCACAGCCCCGACGAAGTCATGTACGGCGACGTGATCCGGGAAGTGGACCGCGCCGGCCGCCTGATCTGGGAGTGGAAGGCCTGGGAGCACCTGGACCCGGAGGCATTTCCCATCCATCCCGGCTTCGGCCGCTACCACTGGCCCCTGGTCAACGGCCTGGGCGTCATGGCCGACGGCAGCGTGCTCATGAGCCTGCGCACCACCTCCGGCATCATCGGCGTGGACCGGGCCAGCGGCGCGGTGACGCTGCACATCCCGCCTTCGGTGGTCTCGCACCAGCATGCGCCCGTGCCCCTGGCCAACGGCCATATCCTGGCCTTCGACAACGGCAACTTCCGCGAGGGCGCCCATGTGGCCTTCTCGCGCGTGGTGGAGATCGACCCGGTTGACCACCGCATCGCCTGGAGCTACCAGGACGAAATGGTCAACGCCTTCTACACGGCCTTCATGGGCAATGCCCAGCGGCTGTGGAACGGCAATACCCACATCACGGAATCGGCCACGGGCCGGCTGTTCGAGGTCACACCCGCGGGCGAGGTGGTCTGGGAGTACATCCTGCCCTGGTTCGCCGAGTACCCTGATGCCGCCGCGCGCCGCACCGGGCCTGGACGGCTCAACAGCGTGTTCCAGACCTGGCGCTACCCGTCCGGGCAACTGCCCTGGCTGCATGCATCGCGGAGGAGCGCATGA
- a CDS encoding LysR family transcriptional regulator translates to MPAISQAFRCFDEVARRGSVRKAAVTLHLTAAAVNQQILNLEAQVGVPLFDRLPRGMQLTTAGELMLAAVRRSQRDFDNALAQVEDLRALRRGHVRVGVSHATAEYLLPMVIASLHARYPGITFSVRSGTGEELLRGVAQGEIDVAYCLRRPPPPGVQEVRAWPQPLGAVMAPGHPLSTRPRLLRLRDCGDYPLIMMAPGMELRSMLENIDSAALHAQRPLVETSSVPMVRRLVAGSMALGFLVPDNVAEDVAAGRLVWRALHDAGAQLPSCLYQRTGYAKAAAMRLFLDELERMADDMRAGFETGVSWSLKDLAT, encoded by the coding sequence ATGCCGGCAATCTCACAGGCCTTTCGCTGTTTCGATGAAGTGGCGCGCCGCGGTTCGGTGCGCAAGGCGGCGGTCACCTTGCACCTGACGGCGGCGGCCGTGAACCAGCAGATCCTCAACCTGGAGGCCCAGGTCGGCGTGCCGCTGTTCGACCGCCTGCCGCGCGGCATGCAGCTGACGACGGCGGGCGAGCTCATGCTGGCCGCCGTGCGGCGCAGCCAGCGCGACTTCGACAATGCACTGGCCCAGGTCGAGGACCTGCGCGCCCTGCGCCGGGGCCATGTGCGCGTGGGCGTGTCGCATGCCACGGCCGAGTACCTGCTGCCCATGGTCATCGCCAGCCTGCATGCGCGCTATCCGGGCATCACCTTCAGCGTGCGCTCGGGCACGGGCGAGGAATTGCTGCGTGGCGTGGCCCAGGGCGAGATCGATGTGGCCTATTGCCTGCGCCGGCCGCCGCCGCCCGGCGTGCAGGAGGTGCGGGCCTGGCCCCAGCCGCTGGGCGCGGTGATGGCGCCCGGGCACCCGCTGAGCACGCGGCCGCGCCTGCTGCGGCTGCGCGACTGCGGGGACTATCCCTTGATCATGATGGCGCCCGGCATGGAGCTGCGCAGCATGCTGGAGAACATCGACAGCGCGGCCCTGCATGCGCAGCGGCCGCTGGTGGAGACCAGTTCCGTGCCCATGGTGCGGCGCCTGGTGGCCGGCAGCATGGCCCTGGGGTTTCTGGTGCCCGACAACGTGGCCGAGGATGTGGCGGCCGGCCGACTGGTCTGGCGCGCACTGCACGATGCGGGCGCGCAGCTGCCCAGCTGCCTGTACCAGCGAACCGGCTACGCCAAGGCGGCGGCCATGCGTCTGTTCCTCGATGAACTGGAACGCATGGCCGACGATATGCGGGCCGGCTTCGAGACCGGCGTGTCCTGGTCGCTCAAGGACCTGGCAACCTGA
- the tgt gene encoding tRNA guanosine(34) transglycosylase Tgt: MLQFDLLKTDPSSHARRGQLTLNHGVVQTPIFMPVGTYGTVKGVMPRSLQEMGAQIILGNTFHLWMRPGLDIMQSFGGLHGFEKWDKPILTDSGGFQVWSLGAMRKITEEGVHFASPVNGDKLFMSPEVSMQIQTILNSDIVMQLDECTPYETNGHKTTEAEARKSMEMSRRWARRSRDEFERLGNPNALFGIVQGGMYENLREESLQALVEMDFPGYAVGGVSVGEPKDEMLAIMAHTPHRLPAHKPRYLMGVGTPEDLVQGVADGVDMFDCVMPTRNARNGTIFTRYGDLKIRNARHKTDHQPLDPSCTCHACAGASGVSWEQGGRDGFSRAYLHHLDRCGEMLGPMLTTIHNLHYYLNLMQEVRNALEAGSFGEFRARFKADRARGV, from the coding sequence ATGCTGCAATTCGACCTGCTCAAGACCGATCCCTCCAGCCACGCGCGCCGCGGCCAGCTCACGCTCAACCACGGCGTGGTGCAGACTCCCATCTTCATGCCGGTGGGCACCTATGGCACCGTCAAGGGCGTGATGCCGCGCAGCCTGCAGGAAATGGGCGCGCAGATCATCCTGGGCAACACCTTCCACCTGTGGATGCGCCCGGGGCTGGACATCATGCAGAGCTTCGGCGGCCTGCACGGCTTCGAGAAGTGGGACAAGCCCATCCTCACCGACTCGGGCGGATTCCAGGTCTGGAGCCTGGGCGCCATGCGCAAGATCACCGAGGAAGGCGTGCACTTCGCCAGCCCCGTCAACGGCGACAAGCTGTTCATGTCGCCCGAGGTCAGCATGCAGATCCAGACGATCCTGAACTCGGACATCGTCATGCAGCTCGACGAATGCACGCCCTACGAGACCAACGGCCACAAGACCACCGAGGCCGAGGCTCGCAAGAGCATGGAGATGAGCCGCCGCTGGGCCAGGCGCTCGCGCGACGAGTTCGAGCGCCTGGGCAACCCCAACGCGCTGTTCGGCATCGTGCAGGGCGGCATGTACGAGAACCTGCGCGAGGAATCGCTGCAGGCCCTGGTCGAGATGGACTTCCCCGGCTATGCCGTGGGCGGCGTCTCGGTGGGCGAGCCCAAGGACGAGATGCTGGCCATCATGGCCCACACGCCCCACCGCCTGCCGGCCCACAAGCCGCGCTACCTGATGGGCGTGGGCACGCCCGAGGACCTGGTGCAGGGCGTGGCCGATGGCGTGGACATGTTCGACTGCGTGATGCCCACGCGCAATGCGCGCAACGGCACCATCTTCACGCGCTATGGCGATCTGAAGATCCGCAATGCACGCCACAAGACCGACCACCAGCCGCTGGACCCCAGCTGTACCTGCCACGCCTGCGCCGGCGCCAGCGGCGTGAGCTGGGAGCAAGGCGGGCGCGACGGCTTCTCCCGCGCCTACCTGCACCATCTGGACCGCTGCGGCGAGATGCTGGGCCCCATGCTCACCACCATCCACAACCTGCACTACTACCTGAACCTGATGCAGGAAGTGCGCAACGCGCTGGAGGCAGGCAGCTTCGGCGAGTTCCGGGCACGGTTCAAGGCGGACCGCGCGCGCGGCGTCTGA
- a CDS encoding universal stress protein: MLKIMIAVDGSEPSLDAVRHAISLVRQGLQAHFVLAHVQQEASLFELATQDSDMIAAASVEAGTHLVASAVALVQAAGISHEVEIGLGEPAAVLADIADSTGCEQIIIGALGQGGLRRVLIGSVSREVARNSPLPVTIVKHAEPRDEDEEPDLE; encoded by the coding sequence ATGCTGAAGATCATGATTGCCGTCGATGGCTCCGAGCCCTCGCTCGACGCCGTGCGCCACGCGATTTCCCTGGTGCGCCAGGGCTTGCAGGCCCATTTCGTGCTGGCCCATGTGCAGCAGGAGGCCTCGCTGTTCGAGCTGGCAACGCAGGACTCCGACATGATCGCCGCCGCCAGCGTGGAAGCCGGCACGCATCTGGTGGCTTCGGCCGTCGCCCTGGTGCAGGCGGCGGGCATTTCCCATGAGGTGGAGATCGGCCTGGGCGAGCCCGCGGCGGTGCTGGCCGACATCGCCGACAGTACGGGCTGCGAGCAGATCATCATCGGCGCCCTGGGCCAGGGCGGGCTGCGGCGGGTGCTGATCGGCTCGGTCTCGCGGGAGGTGGCGCGCAACAGCCCGCTGCCCGTGACCATCGTCAAGCATGCGGAGCCCCGCGACGAGGACGAGGAGCCGGATCTGGAATGA
- a CDS encoding phospholipase A, with translation MKNVTHLDRRKRLPGAPAPSQWALALGLCAAPWLGAQAQTAPRPLPEDAWRQCAATTDNQSRLACFDAWAQQQQPLTAPPATGWSAPAASAAADPGALPTPAPVVTADSGQGLALPTTPTNGGCRDPRYSELSRYFELEPGSDCGTFSFRGYRPMSVSVVTADHVNRQPTTPGKDPAQPQPYKTEEMRVQLSVRTKVAQGLLTGSTSAGKDSLWVGYTQQSYWQLFSPAISRPFRNTDHEPEIFYVYPTDARLPFGWRWRYSGVGLAHQSNGQSDPLSRSWNRWYLMTGFELDNRWQLHAKAWQRIRESAEHDDNPRIQDYIGRGEVKLGWNVNAQNYLGFTARGSLGQGRGSGRIEWLRTLGEGWNGGKSNLRLHVQLFSGYGDSLIDYNYKRTVLSVGFSLLDF, from the coding sequence ATGAAGAACGTCACGCACCTGGATCGCCGCAAGCGCCTGCCCGGCGCCCCTGCCCCCTCGCAATGGGCCCTGGCCCTGGGCCTGTGCGCCGCACCCTGGCTAGGCGCACAGGCGCAGACCGCGCCCCGCCCCCTGCCCGAGGACGCCTGGCGCCAGTGCGCCGCCACCACGGACAACCAGTCCCGCCTGGCCTGCTTCGACGCCTGGGCACAGCAGCAGCAACCGCTGACCGCGCCGCCGGCCACCGGCTGGAGTGCTCCGGCCGCCAGCGCTGCAGCCGATCCTGGCGCCCTGCCCACGCCCGCCCCCGTGGTGACAGCCGACAGCGGCCAGGGCCTGGCGCTGCCCACCACCCCCACCAACGGCGGCTGCCGCGACCCGCGCTACAGCGAACTGTCGCGCTACTTCGAGCTGGAACCGGGCAGCGACTGCGGCACCTTCAGCTTCCGCGGCTATCGGCCCATGTCCGTGTCCGTGGTGACGGCCGACCATGTCAACCGGCAGCCCACCACGCCCGGCAAGGACCCTGCGCAGCCGCAGCCCTACAAGACCGAGGAAATGCGCGTGCAGCTGTCGGTGCGCACCAAGGTCGCCCAGGGCCTGCTGACCGGCAGCACCTCGGCGGGCAAGGACTCGCTGTGGGTCGGCTACACCCAGCAGTCGTACTGGCAGCTGTTCAGCCCCGCCATCTCGCGGCCCTTCCGCAACACGGACCACGAGCCCGAGATCTTCTACGTCTACCCCACCGATGCCCGGTTGCCCTTCGGCTGGCGCTGGCGCTACAGCGGCGTGGGCCTGGCGCACCAGTCCAACGGCCAGAGCGATCCGCTGTCGCGCAGCTGGAACCGCTGGTATCTGATGACCGGCTTCGAGCTGGACAACCGGTGGCAGCTGCACGCCAAGGCCTGGCAGCGCATCCGCGAAAGCGCCGAGCATGACGACAACCCGCGCATCCAGGACTACATAGGCCGGGGCGAAGTGAAGCTGGGCTGGAACGTCAATGCGCAGAACTACCTGGGCTTCACGGCACGCGGCTCCCTGGGCCAGGGACGCGGCTCCGGCCGCATCGAATGGCTGCGCACGCTAGGCGAAGGATGGAACGGTGGCAAGAGCAATTTGCGCCTGCATGTCCAGCTTTTCAGCGGATACGGTGACAGCCTGATCGATTACAACTACAAGCGCACCGTGCTCAGCGTGGGCTTCAGCCTTCTGGACTTCTAG
- a CDS encoding ATP-dependent helicase produces MSAGLNLAQLQAVHYTEGPCLVLAGAGSGKTRVITHKIGRLIETGMAPRRIAAITFTNKAAAEMRERAAGLIGRQAKDVLVCTFHALGVRMVREDGHVLGLKPQFSILDADDVTGILKDCSGGTTDLATARQWQWTISNWKNAGWDSRKALAMAQDDNERSTALIMQRYEERLTAYQSVDFDDLIGMPMRLLRNHAEVREKWQRLLGHVLVDEYQDTNATQYELLKLLVGSRAHFTAVGDDDQSIYGWRGATLDNLKKLPVEFPQLKVIKLEQNYRSTSAILRAANNVIQPNPKLYPKTLFSELGEGEPVRIVDCDTEEHEAERAVARIQSLRAASNPPPDWKDFAILYRANHQAKPFEKALRKASIPYKVSGGTSFFDRAEIKDLCAWFRLWINNDDDPAFLRAIGTPRRGIGHTTLGKLGEFSSQHKLSMFGALFSHMLEAALPRKAHDSLLEFGRYINDLEYRARHTLGAEQSRGFMLDWLKEIGYEQYLYDSEDSESVAAARWSNVLEFCDWMAQRAGGQIEDAAGTTTHTEVKSLLEVARNIALLSTISEREKEQDMVILSTLHASKGLEWPHVMLVGVTEGMLPFKLDDDDGRQQKVSDETAQRLQEERRLMYVGITRARRSLAVSWTKRRKKGREMVATLPSRFIKEMGLDAATSREDPREKLRQLRAEFARKAQQPTPAD; encoded by the coding sequence ATGTCCGCAGGACTCAATCTGGCCCAGCTCCAGGCCGTCCACTACACCGAAGGCCCCTGCCTGGTCCTGGCCGGCGCGGGCTCGGGCAAGACGCGCGTGATCACGCACAAGATCGGGCGGCTGATCGAGACGGGCATGGCCCCGCGCCGCATCGCGGCCATCACCTTCACGAACAAGGCCGCCGCCGAAATGCGTGAGCGCGCCGCCGGCCTCATCGGCCGCCAGGCCAAAGACGTGCTGGTGTGCACCTTCCACGCGCTGGGCGTTCGCATGGTGCGCGAGGACGGCCATGTGCTGGGCCTCAAGCCCCAGTTCAGCATCCTGGATGCCGACGACGTGACCGGCATCCTCAAGGACTGCTCGGGCGGCACCACCGACCTGGCCACCGCCCGCCAGTGGCAGTGGACCATCAGCAACTGGAAGAACGCCGGCTGGGACAGCCGCAAGGCGCTGGCCATGGCCCAGGACGACAACGAGCGCAGCACGGCGCTGATCATGCAGCGCTACGAGGAGCGCCTGACGGCCTACCAGAGCGTGGACTTCGACGACCTGATCGGCATGCCCATGCGCCTGCTCAGAAACCATGCCGAGGTGCGCGAGAAATGGCAGCGCCTGCTGGGCCATGTGCTGGTGGACGAGTACCAGGACACCAATGCCACGCAGTACGAGCTGCTCAAGCTGCTGGTGGGCAGCCGCGCCCACTTCACGGCCGTGGGCGACGACGACCAGAGCATCTACGGCTGGCGCGGCGCCACGCTGGACAACCTCAAGAAGCTGCCCGTGGAGTTCCCGCAGCTCAAGGTCATCAAGCTGGAGCAGAACTATCGCTCCACCTCGGCCATCCTGCGCGCGGCCAACAACGTGATCCAGCCCAACCCCAAGCTCTATCCCAAGACGCTGTTCTCCGAGCTGGGCGAGGGCGAGCCAGTGCGCATCGTGGACTGCGACACCGAGGAGCACGAGGCCGAGCGTGCCGTGGCACGCATCCAGAGCCTGCGCGCGGCCAGCAACCCGCCGCCGGACTGGAAGGACTTCGCCATCCTCTACCGCGCCAACCACCAGGCCAAGCCCTTCGAGAAGGCCTTGCGCAAGGCCAGCATTCCCTACAAGGTCTCGGGCGGCACCAGCTTCTTCGACCGCGCCGAGATCAAGGACCTGTGCGCTTGGTTCCGGCTGTGGATCAACAACGACGACGACCCGGCCTTCCTGCGTGCCATCGGCACGCCCAGGCGCGGCATAGGCCACACCACGCTGGGCAAGCTCGGGGAGTTCTCGTCCCAGCACAAGCTCAGCATGTTCGGCGCCCTGTTCTCCCACATGCTGGAAGCGGCCCTGCCCAGGAAGGCCCACGACAGCCTGCTGGAATTCGGCCGCTACATCAACGACCTCGAATACCGCGCGCGCCACACGCTGGGCGCCGAGCAGTCTCGCGGCTTCATGCTCGACTGGCTCAAGGAGATAGGCTACGAGCAGTACCTCTACGATAGCGAGGACAGCGAATCCGTGGCCGCCGCGCGCTGGAGCAACGTGCTGGAGTTCTGCGACTGGATGGCCCAGCGCGCGGGAGGCCAGATCGAGGATGCGGCGGGCACGACCACGCACACCGAGGTCAAGAGCCTGCTCGAGGTGGCACGCAACATCGCCCTGCTGTCCACCATCAGCGAGCGCGAAAAGGAGCAGGACATGGTCATCCTGTCCACGCTGCATGCCTCCAAGGGCCTGGAATGGCCGCATGTGATGCTGGTCGGCGTGACCGAGGGCATGCTGCCCTTCAAGCTCGACGACGACGATGGCCGCCAGCAAAAGGTCAGCGACGAGACGGCCCAGCGTCTGCAGGAAGAGCGCCGCCTCATGTACGTGGGCATCACGCGCGCCCGGCGATCGCTGGCCGTGAGCTGGACCAAGCGCCGCAAGAAGGGGCGCGAGATGGTCGCCACCCTGCCCAGCCGCTTCATCAAGGAAATGGGCCTGGACGCCGCCACCTCGCGCGAAGACCCGCGCGAGAAGCTGCGCCAGCTGCGCGCCGAATTCGCGCGCAAGGCCCAGCAGCCGACACCAGCCGACTGA
- a CDS encoding GTP-binding protein: MSQWMQARPAAGLVRVSLVGPMGIGKTTALRSLCGALMAASDVPNLDQAAHSKAFTTVGAEFGEIDLGGGERLQLVGSPGQERFDFVRRWVLAASVGVLLMVDLNDAAALDYAAQRLQEIAGLEAEPLVVVLSCRDASAQQMEAFSTALAGKGHGIVPVIQADPRDRQQLLDALGVLVSLLSLQSQA; the protein is encoded by the coding sequence ATGAGCCAGTGGATGCAGGCGCGGCCCGCGGCCGGCCTGGTGCGCGTGAGTCTGGTGGGGCCCATGGGCATAGGCAAGACCACGGCGCTGCGCAGCCTGTGCGGAGCGCTGATGGCGGCCTCCGATGTCCCCAACCTCGACCAGGCGGCCCATTCCAAGGCGTTCACCACGGTGGGCGCCGAATTCGGAGAGATCGATCTGGGCGGGGGTGAGCGGCTTCAACTGGTGGGCAGCCCCGGGCAGGAGCGCTTCGATTTCGTGCGCCGCTGGGTGCTTGCCGCCTCGGTGGGCGTGCTGCTGATGGTGGACCTGAACGATGCTGCCGCGCTGGACTACGCCGCGCAGCGGCTGCAGGAGATCGCCGGCCTGGAGGCCGAGCCCCTGGTCGTGGTCCTCAGCTGCCGTGACGCCAGCGCACAACAGATGGAAGCCTTCAGCACCGCCTTGGCGGGCAAAGGTCACGGTATAGTGCCTGTCATCCAGGCGGACCCCCGCGACCGGCAACAACTGCTGGATGCGCTGGGGGTGCTCGTTTCCTTGCTTTCCTTGCAAAGTCAGGCATGA
- a CDS encoding roadblock/LC7 domain-containing protein, whose amino-acid sequence MKTPTLPQISSSVIEAGRDVLNRVVAPLDGVHIALLCTLDGFEITALRVKSELPTERLSAMAGSLMAMAKAVATEIGHKSCRRLTFETELGTVLFQAVGGSQPAILCMVMDQSALLGRALWAAGEVAADLARR is encoded by the coding sequence ATGAAGACACCGACGCTTCCCCAGATTTCCTCCTCCGTGATCGAAGCTGGCAGAGATGTGCTCAACCGCGTGGTCGCCCCCCTGGACGGGGTGCACATCGCCTTGCTGTGCACGCTGGACGGTTTCGAGATCACGGCCTTGCGGGTCAAGAGCGAACTGCCCACGGAGCGCCTGTCAGCCATGGCGGGTTCGCTGATGGCCATGGCCAAGGCGGTGGCCACCGAGATAGGCCACAAGTCCTGCCGGCGGCTGACCTTCGAGACCGAACTGGGCACCGTGCTGTTCCAGGCCGTGGGCGGCAGCCAGCCGGCCATCCTGTGCATGGTGATGGACCAGAGCGCCCTGCTGGGCCGCGCGTTGTGGGCGGCGGGCGAGGTGGCCGCCGATCTGGCGCGTCGCTGA
- a CDS encoding AEC family transporter: MLSVLLITFPFFALVACGFAATWRGVLPQAAIPGLNAFVLYFALPCMLFRFGAQTPIAQLLDVGVSAVYLLCALLMVGGTVALTLRRVGWNDAAFGALVAAFPNTGFMGVPMLVALLGERAAGPVIVTMAIDMVVTTSLCIALSRLGLSGGHGMAVALRRALVGMVSNPMPWSIVLGGLASAAGWTLPGPLDRTVAMLAGAASPVALFTIGAVLARSQMNSHERVAVRDYLPIAMAKLVIHPLLVWAVARTAMALGLAMDGQTLVVLVLLAALPSASNVSLLTERFGAHGGRVARIILVSTALAFVSFSGAVALMT, translated from the coding sequence GTGCTGTCCGTCCTGCTGATCACCTTCCCCTTCTTCGCGCTCGTGGCCTGCGGCTTCGCCGCCACCTGGCGCGGCGTGCTGCCGCAGGCGGCGATTCCGGGGCTCAATGCCTTCGTCCTGTATTTCGCGCTGCCCTGCATGCTGTTTCGCTTCGGCGCGCAGACGCCAATTGCCCAACTGCTGGATGTGGGCGTCTCCGCGGTCTACCTGCTGTGCGCGCTGCTGATGGTGGGGGGGACCGTGGCGCTCACGCTGCGGCGCGTGGGCTGGAACGATGCGGCCTTTGGGGCGCTGGTGGCCGCCTTCCCCAATACCGGCTTCATGGGCGTGCCCATGCTGGTGGCCTTGCTGGGCGAGCGCGCCGCAGGTCCGGTCATCGTCACCATGGCCATCGACATGGTGGTCACCACCTCGCTGTGCATCGCCCTGTCGCGCCTGGGCCTGTCGGGGGGGCATGGCATGGCGGTGGCGCTGCGCAGGGCCCTGGTCGGCATGGTCTCCAATCCCATGCCCTGGTCCATCGTGCTGGGCGGCCTGGCGTCGGCGGCCGGCTGGACCTTGCCCGGTCCCCTGGACAGGACGGTGGCCATGCTGGCCGGCGCGGCCTCGCCCGTGGCCCTGTTCACCATTGGCGCGGTGCTGGCGCGCTCGCAGATGAACAGCCATGAGCGCGTGGCCGTGCGCGACTACCTGCCTATCGCCATGGCCAAGCTGGTCATCCACCCGCTGCTGGTCTGGGCCGTCGCGCGCACGGCCATGGCCCTGGGCCTGGCGATGGACGGGCAGACGCTCGTGGTGCTGGTGCTGCTCGCGGCACTGCCCAGCGCCAGCAATGTGTCTTTGCTGACGGAGCGCTTCGGCGCCCATGGGGGGCGTGTGGCGCGCATCATCCTGGTCTCCACGGCCCTGGCCTTTGTGAGTTTTTCGGGTGCGGTGGCACTGATGACATAG